CACCCCGCGCGCGGCCCGCGAGGCGCTCGAGCTCTACGACGAGGCCGTGGCGGCGCTCTCGGACGCCTCTGCGCGCGCGAGCGTGGTGCGCCACAGCCACCCGGACGAGGCCATGCGCACCGCGGCCGAGGGCGCCGAGCAGGAGCTCGAGGCGCTGGCCACCGACCTCGCCCTGGACCGGGGCCTCTACGACGTGCTCGCCTCGCTCGACGTCTCGCGCGAGGACGCCGCGACGCAGAAGTACATGGAGCGCCTGCTGCGCGACTTCCGGCGCGCGGGCGTGGACCGCGACGAGGCCACGCGCGCGCGCGTGAAGGCACTCAACGAGGAGCTGGTGCGCATCGGGCAGGAGTTCAGCCGCAACATCCAGGAGGACGTGCGCGCGGTGGAGCTCACGCCCGCGCAGCTCGAGGGGCTGCCGGAGGACTACGTGCGCGCGCACGAGCCGGGCGAGCGCAGCACGGTGCGCATCACCACGGACTACCCGGACCTCGTGCCCTTCATGACCTACGCGCGCTCGCACACGGCGCGCGAGCTGCTCTGGCGCGCGAACCGCCAGCGCGGTTTTCCCAAGAACCAGGAGGTGCTGCAGCGCCTGGTGCAGAAGCGCCACGAGCTCGCGACGCTGCTGGGCTACCCCAACTGGGCGGCGTACGCGACCGAGGACAAGATGATCCGCACCGAGAAGGCGGCAGCGGACTTCGTGGAGAAGATCTCCCAGGCCTCGCTCGCCCGCAGCCAGCGCGACTACGAGACGCTGCTCGCGCGCAAGCGCCAGGAGGACCCGGGCGCCGAGCGCGTGGACCCCTGGGACCAGGCCTACCTGGACGACCGGGTGAAGGCCGAGCAGTACAGCTTCGACAGCCAGAGCGTGCGGCCCTACTTCGAGTACGGGCGGGTGAAGGAGGGCGTGCTGGGCATCACCTCGCGCCTCTTCGGCGTGCAGCTGCGCAAGCTCGCGGACGCGCCCGTGTGGCACCCGGACGTGGAGGCCTACGACGTGCTGCAGGGGGACAAGCCCCTGGGCCGCTTCTACCTCGACATGCACCCGCGGGACGGCAAGTACAAGCACGCGGCGCAGTTCACGCTGGCCACGGGCAAGGCGCAGCGCCGCCTCCCCGAGGCGGTGCTGATGTGCAACTTCCCCAAGCCGGGCAAGGAGCCCGCGCTGATGCAGCACTCGGACGTGGAGACCTTCTTCCACGAGTTCGGGCACCTGCTGCACCACATCTTCGGGGGGCACACGCCGTGGGCGGGCCTGTCCGGCGTGCGCACGGAGTGGGACTTCGTGGAGGCGCCGAGCCAGATGCTGGAGGAGTGGGCCTGGGATGCGCGCAGCCTGCAGACCTTCGCGCGCCACTACCAGACGAACGAGCCGCTCCCGGCGGAAACGGTGCAGCGCATGAAGCGCGCGGACGAGTTCGGCAAGGGGCTGTGGGTGCGCCAGCAGATGTTCTACGCGGCGCTCAGCCTCGAGCTCTACCGGCGAGACCCGAAGGGGCTGGATGCGACCGCGCTGGTGCGCGAGCTGCAGGGCAAGTACACGCCCTTCCCGTACCTGGAGGGCACGTACTTCCACCTCAGCTTCGGCCACCTGGATGGCTACAGCGCCATCTACTACACGTACATGTGGAGCCTCGTCATCGCGAAGGACCTCTTCACGGTCTTCAAGGACAAGGGGCTGATGGAGCCGGGGCCCGCGCAGGCCTACCGCCGTGCGGTGCTCGAGCCGGGCGGCAGCAAGGACGCGGCGCTCCTGGTGAAGGACTTCCTCGGCCGCGACTACGACTTCCGCGCCTACGAGTCCTGGCTCAACGCGGCCTGACCCGCGTCCTCCCTCTCCCTCTGGGAGAGGGTCGGGGTGAGGGTGCTGGGCGAAGCCGGGTCACTGTCGACGCCGGGCCGGGGTGGGGATAGCTCCGCCCCACCGTGCCCCGTTTGACGCCGCCTCGC
This genomic interval from Aggregicoccus sp. 17bor-14 contains the following:
- a CDS encoding M3 family metallopeptidase, coding for MTAPADAARLVTCPPDVFTRASQEAMEATRTGIARFKALPTPRAAREALELYDEAVAALSDASARASVVRHSHPDEAMRTAAEGAEQELEALATDLALDRGLYDVLASLDVSREDAATQKYMERLLRDFRRAGVDRDEATRARVKALNEELVRIGQEFSRNIQEDVRAVELTPAQLEGLPEDYVRAHEPGERSTVRITTDYPDLVPFMTYARSHTARELLWRANRQRGFPKNQEVLQRLVQKRHELATLLGYPNWAAYATEDKMIRTEKAAADFVEKISQASLARSQRDYETLLARKRQEDPGAERVDPWDQAYLDDRVKAEQYSFDSQSVRPYFEYGRVKEGVLGITSRLFGVQLRKLADAPVWHPDVEAYDVLQGDKPLGRFYLDMHPRDGKYKHAAQFTLATGKAQRRLPEAVLMCNFPKPGKEPALMQHSDVETFFHEFGHLLHHIFGGHTPWAGLSGVRTEWDFVEAPSQMLEEWAWDARSLQTFARHYQTNEPLPAETVQRMKRADEFGKGLWVRQQMFYAALSLELYRRDPKGLDATALVRELQGKYTPFPYLEGTYFHLSFGHLDGYSAIYYTYMWSLVIAKDLFTVFKDKGLMEPGPAQAYRRAVLEPGGSKDAALLVKDFLGRDYDFRAYESWLNAA